From Rutidosis leptorrhynchoides isolate AG116_Rl617_1_P2 chromosome 3, CSIRO_AGI_Rlap_v1, whole genome shotgun sequence, a single genomic window includes:
- the LOC139897984 gene encoding pathogenesis-related homeodomain protein — MKKKIKNDQDDEFSKIKKHLRYLLNRMSYEQNFIEAYVGEGWKGQSVEKIRPEKELERAKSYINRYKLKIRDLFQRIDASCEEGRIPESLYDSDGLIDSEDIFCAKCGQTEARLDNDIILCDGFCERGFHQFCLVPPLLKEQVPPGDEGWLCPACDCKVDCFDLLNDSQGTTLSIKDNWEKVFPESAAPGNKPEDDPGLPSDDSGDDDYNPDVPDADAGVDVDVDVDADVEDSSSDESDFSSASEDLAAVVNNEQFFGLPSEDSDDDDFNPDKADPDEDVKTKSSSSDFSSDFDDLGDFTKNEVLASEIQEPLMSINKEELQETVMEDGDYGPITAKRNIERLDYKKLHDETYGNASSDSSDEDFTDSEAPRRRKNAKTSNDIELNKKGKEFESSPVRTSKKVDGVGPSSSLAADKGSSDKSATGSSHKKRIGEAAAQRLYESFNENHYPDRSVRDNLAKELNLTCHQVTKWFGHARWSFNHPGPRTKSVKSPSKSTKKLRTEQANGSIFTPPKSIERKTDADDLDAEITPDLKEASPMDASNQTTRISGRVQAKRQTPEP; from the exons atgaagaagaagataaaaaacgatcaagatgatgaattttcaaaaataaaaaaacaTTTAAGATACTTACTGAATCGAATGAGTTATGAGCAAAACTTTATTGAAGCTTATGTTGGTGAAGGGTGGAAAGGGCAAAG TGTAGAAAAAATAAGGCCCGAGAAGGAGCTTGAACGTGCAAAATCATATATTAATCGTTACAAATTGAAAATAAGAGATTTATTTCAACGGATTGACGCATCATGTGAGGAAGGAAGGATTCCAGAATCTTTATACGATTCTGACGGGCTAATTGACAGTGAAGAT ATATTTTGTGCAAAATGTGGACAAACAGAAGCCAGGCTTGACAATGATATTATTCTTTGTGACGGTTTCTGTGAACGCGGATTCCATCAATTTTGTTTGGTACCGCCTTTATTGAAAGAACAAG TTCCTCCTGGTGATGAAGGGTGGCTTTGCCCCGCTTGCGATTGTAAAGTTGACTGCTTTGACTTACTTAATGATTCTCAGGGGACTACTCTTTCTATCAAAGATAATTGGGAG AAGGTTTTCCCTGAATCTGCGGCCCCCGGTAATAAACCGGAAGATGATCCGGGCCTTCCTTCTGATGATTCTGGAGATGATGATTATAATCCCGATGTTCCAGATGCAGATGCAGGTGTAGATGTAGATGTGGATGTAGATGCAGATGTAGAGGATTCTAGCTCAGATGAGTCTGATTTCTCGTCTGCATCTGAGGATTTAGCGGCTGTAGTAAACAATGAACAGTTTTTTGGGCTTCCTTCTGAGGATTCAGATGATGATGATTTCAACCCCGATAAAGCGGATCCTGATGAAGACGTTAAAACGAAAAGTTCAAGCTCAGATTTTTCATCTGATTTTGATGATCTTGGTGATTTTACCAAGAATGAAGTGTTAGCATCCGAAATTCAAGAGCCGTTAATGTCTATTAACAAAGAAGAATTACAGGAGACGGTTATGGAAGATGGTGATTATGGTCCCATAACCGCAAAGAGAAATATTGAGAGATTAGACTACAAAAAGCTTCACGAT GAGACATATGGAAATGCCTCTTCAGATTCAAGTGATGAAGATTTTACTGATTCTGAAGCGCCAAGGAGACGAAAGAATGCTAAAACATCAAATGATATCGAACTTAATAAAAAAGGGAAAGAATTTGAATCGAGTCCTGTAAGAACCAGTAAGAAGGTAGATGGTGTGGGCCCTAGTAGTTCTCTAGCAGCAGATAAGGGTTCTAGTGATAAAAGTGCTACTGGATCATCCCATAAAAAAAGAATTGGGGAAGCTGCTGCCCAG AGGCTGTATGAATCTTTCAATGAAAATCACTATCCTGACCGAAGTGTCAGAGACAATCTAGCCAAAGAATTGAATCTCACTTGCCATCAG GTTACTAAATGGTTTGGACATGCTCGATGGAGCTTTAATCACCCTGGACCACGCACCAAATCAGTTAAATCACcctccaaatcaacaaaaaagttAAGAACGGAACAAGCAAACGGGTCAATCTTTACACCCCCAAAATCCATAGAGAGAAAAACGGATGCAGATGATCTTGACGCTGAAATCACTCCCGATTTGAAAGAAGCATCCCCAATGGATGCATCGAATCAAACCACTCGAATAAGTGGCAGAGTTCAGGCTAAAAGACAAACACCTGAACCCTAA